In a single window of the Melioribacteraceae bacterium genome:
- the greA gene encoding transcription elongation factor GreA, whose product MSNFVYLTKERIRELEKELTDLKTNGRKSMADRISEARSHGDLSENAEYDAAKEEQGLLELKISKLEELLSKAQIVDTSNLPKDHTQILSTLSVKNLNNNKVFKYTLVSPEEADLEKGKIAISSPVGQSLLGVKVGQIVQAKVPAGIIKFEVLSIE is encoded by the coding sequence GTGTCAAATTTTGTATATCTAACCAAAGAAAGAATTCGTGAATTAGAGAAGGAATTAACTGATCTGAAGACGAATGGGCGGAAGTCGATGGCTGATAGAATCTCGGAAGCTAGATCTCACGGTGATCTTTCAGAAAATGCTGAATATGATGCGGCGAAAGAGGAACAAGGCTTATTGGAATTAAAAATTAGTAAACTGGAAGAACTACTTTCAAAAGCTCAAATTGTTGATACTTCAAACCTCCCGAAGGATCATACACAAATTCTATCCACTCTTTCGGTAAAGAATTTAAATAATAATAAGGTTTTTAAATACACACTAGTTTCCCCTGAAGAAGCTGACCTCGAAAAGGGCAAAATTGCTATTTCATCTCCTGTTGGTCAATCTTTATTGGGAGTAAAAGTGGGACAAATAGTACAAGCCAAAGTACCTGCCGGAATTATCAAATTTGAAGTGCTTTCTATTGAATAA
- a CDS encoding exodeoxyribonuclease V subunit gamma, whose amino-acid sequence MIISSNFSKNPNPKLLLENAVKLNSLDNILLIVPTNRKARSLKKDLIEKLPNFASSKINIETLATLSSKLLAQSKVFTEMSEAASTILIKQCADSVKLNYFSKFHNELPYGTLERIKNLFTEYKYHGISPNYLKEDCHKLAGSAKLKSLDIISLYEEYTGKCRQLNSFEVGDVYNELLNLDDDKIRAGFETVFEQVKTVLIEGFQTFNSPEIELLSILKKIDSLELYINIDYNKSNKKLFGHLENVIEKFDNNGFFLGEVAAKNQDSFREYLVNNFYMNKLKRKRKTNTINIIEATDEETEIELIAQEIKQLIVYESVEPSNICVVFNLIQNYAPIIRDIFHKYKIPFNLTDRILLANTVPITAIVSTLEILENDFYYKNVFRSLGSGFWETMNIDSHNLLRVSEQLKIVTGYQNWVNSIQNEISSLRFSNSNEDSPEIDKLEKAIIDIEKINNVVEPFKKPNTYDEFYKLLEELIVKLKIPIALLKSPFNQEKNIRSIGKFLETISEVFSLLEIQEGEKKKHSFSFMLEQLRTICSWARYNVKEKSNYGVQVTSFDEIKGFEYEYLFVPGLIDGQLPTKYSPEIFKTESFKKSAEMHQCEDRYKFFSAFMSFKKKIYISYPKTWEGRETVKSSFLNELDLIFEIDSVKPTTDILFDEEDYQIFIGSNFEKREQFNFEISNKPEIERSILIDKMRVGEIRTSSTYNGFLKQDNQELDTEVNELLRSFKEKQFSVTQLETYAKCPFKFYIERVLNIEELEEPSEDIEAIEMGRLLHEILFRFYEKIREKEILIAGCTQPIFSKALKIIFSVAEEEFDKINFKSTLSFFEKEKLMGLNGNPEDSILYKFVEKEREQDPTFVPSFFEVSFGKLKSDNSDKSLINNSAVDVNGVKLRGKIDRIDINHKLKTFNIIDYKLSGTKPKAVELKNGISLQLPIYMLAAQQLLKEKLNLDYSPGDMIIYSLKYSEDSFKPIVVSLKEKGERESVTVSQIIEISKNYIADYVNLISEGVFPLSMHENREELVCRYCNFRKICRVDEVNTTRN is encoded by the coding sequence ATGATAATAAGCAGTAACTTTTCGAAAAACCCAAATCCAAAACTATTACTGGAAAATGCGGTAAAGCTAAATAGTTTGGATAATATTTTGTTGATTGTTCCAACCAATCGGAAAGCTAGATCTCTTAAAAAAGATTTAATCGAAAAACTTCCAAATTTTGCGAGCTCTAAAATAAACATTGAGACTCTTGCCACACTTTCTTCTAAATTATTAGCACAATCGAAAGTATTTACAGAAATGAGCGAAGCGGCATCTACAATACTGATTAAACAGTGTGCCGACTCTGTGAAGTTGAATTACTTCTCGAAGTTTCATAATGAACTGCCTTATGGTACTCTTGAAAGAATTAAAAATTTATTTACTGAATATAAGTATCATGGCATTAGTCCAAATTATCTCAAAGAAGATTGTCATAAATTAGCTGGTTCGGCAAAGCTAAAATCGCTCGATATTATTTCATTATATGAAGAGTATACCGGTAAATGCCGACAGCTAAACTCGTTTGAGGTTGGTGATGTATACAACGAATTATTAAATCTTGATGATGATAAGATTAGAGCAGGATTTGAAACTGTTTTTGAACAAGTCAAAACTGTGCTTATCGAAGGCTTTCAAACATTTAATTCCCCCGAAATTGAATTATTATCAATATTAAAAAAAATAGATTCTTTAGAGCTTTATATCAATATTGATTATAATAAATCAAACAAAAAATTATTCGGACACTTAGAAAATGTAATTGAGAAGTTTGATAATAATGGTTTCTTTTTGGGGGAAGTTGCAGCAAAAAATCAAGATTCATTCCGCGAATATCTCGTTAATAATTTTTACATGAATAAACTAAAGAGGAAGAGAAAAACCAATACTATAAATATAATTGAAGCCACCGATGAAGAAACGGAAATAGAACTTATAGCTCAAGAAATAAAACAGCTGATAGTTTATGAGAGTGTTGAGCCTTCAAATATCTGCGTAGTATTTAATTTAATTCAAAATTATGCACCCATTATTAGGGATATTTTTCATAAGTACAAAATTCCCTTTAATCTAACTGACAGAATTCTTCTCGCCAACACAGTGCCAATAACTGCAATTGTTAGTACGCTCGAAATTCTAGAGAATGATTTTTACTACAAAAATGTATTCAGATCGCTCGGAAGTGGATTTTGGGAAACAATGAATATCGATTCTCATAATCTTTTAAGAGTTTCGGAACAGCTAAAAATTGTTACAGGATATCAAAACTGGGTGAACTCAATTCAAAATGAAATTAGCTCACTTCGCTTTAGTAATTCTAATGAGGATTCCCCCGAAATTGATAAGCTAGAAAAAGCAATTATAGATATTGAGAAAATTAACAATGTAGTTGAACCTTTTAAAAAACCTAATACCTACGATGAATTTTATAAATTATTAGAAGAACTGATAGTAAAGTTAAAAATCCCAATTGCACTATTAAAATCACCTTTTAATCAGGAAAAAAATATCAGATCGATTGGAAAATTTTTAGAAACGATTTCTGAAGTTTTTAGTTTGTTGGAAATTCAAGAGGGGGAAAAAAAGAAACATTCATTCAGTTTTATGCTGGAACAATTACGCACAATATGCAGTTGGGCACGATATAATGTTAAGGAAAAATCAAATTATGGAGTGCAGGTAACTTCATTTGATGAAATAAAGGGATTTGAATATGAGTATTTGTTTGTTCCCGGGTTAATTGACGGTCAATTGCCAACCAAGTATTCCCCCGAGATATTTAAAACTGAATCATTTAAGAAAAGTGCCGAGATGCATCAATGCGAAGATCGATATAAATTTTTCAGCGCATTTATGTCGTTTAAAAAGAAAATTTATATTTCATATCCCAAGACATGGGAGGGAAGGGAGACAGTTAAATCTTCATTCCTAAATGAACTCGATTTAATATTTGAAATTGATTCTGTTAAACCAACCACAGATATTTTGTTTGATGAAGAGGATTATCAAATATTTATTGGTAGTAATTTTGAAAAAAGAGAACAGTTCAATTTTGAAATCTCAAACAAGCCGGAAATTGAACGCTCGATATTAATAGATAAAATGAGAGTCGGGGAGATCAGAACTTCCTCAACATACAATGGCTTTCTAAAACAGGATAATCAAGAATTAGATACAGAAGTAAATGAACTTCTTAGATCATTTAAGGAGAAACAATTTTCTGTTACTCAATTAGAGACTTACGCTAAATGCCCATTTAAGTTTTACATAGAGAGGGTTTTGAATATTGAGGAACTCGAGGAACCAAGTGAAGATATTGAAGCGATTGAAATGGGAAGACTTCTTCATGAAATATTATTTCGATTTTATGAAAAAATTAGGGAGAAGGAGATTTTAATAGCAGGGTGTACCCAACCCATTTTTAGTAAAGCCCTAAAAATTATTTTTTCGGTTGCAGAAGAGGAATTTGATAAGATTAATTTTAAATCGACCCTATCTTTTTTTGAAAAGGAAAAATTAATGGGATTAAATGGAAATCCTGAAGATTCTATTTTATATAAGTTTGTTGAAAAGGAAAGAGAGCAAGATCCCACTTTTGTGCCCTCATTTTTTGAGGTGAGCTTCGGTAAGTTAAAAAGTGATAATTCAGACAAATCTCTAATAAATAATTCAGCGGTTGATGTAAATGGGGTAAAGCTACGTGGCAAAATTGATAGGATAGATATCAATCATAAGTTAAAGACATTTAACATTATTGACTACAAATTAAGCGGGACAAAACCAAAAGCGGTTGAATTGAAGAATGGAATTTCGCTGCAATTGCCTATATATATGCTTGCTGCTCAGCAACTTTTGAAGGAAAAATTAAATTTAGATTATTCACCTGGTGATATGATTATTTATTCTCTAAAATATTCTGAGGATAGCTTTAAACCAATTGTTGTTTCATTAAAAGAAAAAGGGGAAAGAGAATCTGTCACAGTTTCTCAGATTATTGAAATTAGTAAAAACTACATTGCCGATTATGTTAATTTAATTTCAGAAGGTGTATTTCCATTGTCGATGCATGAAAACAGAGAAGAACTGGTATGCCGATACTGCAATTTTCGAAAAATTTGCAGGGTTGATGAAGTGAATACGACGAGGAATTAG
- a CDS encoding class IV adenylate cyclase, which produces MPVNLEIKLPIKSINTIENKLSLLGAQSKGVLNQKDFYFKIKKGLLKLRKNNESYELIKYNRDEKGTRWSDYKILTITGKAPQDYLKTFLNFEILVEKRRILYVYKNTRIHLDKVKKLGQFLELETLLTKNKRTAIRQFNHVIKVLNLDTTKQIRASYRDLLLKKNDNKQ; this is translated from the coding sequence ATGCCGGTAAATTTAGAAATTAAACTTCCTATAAAATCAATTAACACTATTGAAAATAAGTTGAGTTTGTTAGGGGCCCAAAGTAAGGGAGTACTCAATCAAAAAGATTTTTATTTTAAGATTAAGAAGGGATTGCTAAAACTCCGCAAGAATAATGAAAGCTATGAACTTATAAAATACAATCGAGACGAGAAGGGAACCCGATGGAGTGACTATAAAATTTTGACTATTACAGGTAAAGCTCCACAGGACTATCTAAAGACATTCTTGAATTTTGAAATATTGGTTGAAAAGAGAAGGATTTTATATGTTTATAAGAATACCAGAATCCATCTGGATAAAGTGAAAAAACTAGGGCAATTTTTAGAATTAGAAACCCTGCTTACAAAAAATAAACGTACTGCAATAAGACAATTTAATCATGTTATTAAGGTTTTAAATCTCGATACAACAAAACAAATAAGAGCTTCGTACAGAGATTTATTATTAAAGAAAAATGATAATAAGCAGTAA
- a CDS encoding thioredoxin family protein — protein sequence MATEKLKLGSSMPIFELLSVNGKKVNVKEAEGTKLMLVIFSCNHCPYVQAYEERIKKITSDYKDNLVVIAINSNDENNYPEDSFTNMKLRAEEKGFNFHYLRDETQEVAKLFGATHTPEVFLFNEKRELVFHGKIDDNWQDESRVNSNYLRNAINELLSGKEISIPETFTIGCTIKWK from the coding sequence ATGGCAACAGAAAAATTAAAACTTGGATCTTCAATGCCCATATTTGAACTACTTTCTGTGAATGGAAAAAAGGTAAATGTCAAAGAAGCTGAAGGAACGAAACTTATGCTCGTGATTTTTAGCTGTAATCATTGTCCATATGTTCAAGCGTATGAAGAGAGAATTAAGAAAATTACATCAGATTACAAAGATAATTTAGTTGTTATTGCCATCAATTCTAATGATGAAAATAATTACCCTGAAGATTCATTTACCAACATGAAATTAAGAGCCGAAGAAAAAGGATTTAATTTCCATTACTTGCGGGATGAAACACAGGAAGTTGCAAAGTTATTCGGCGCCACACACACGCCGGAAGTTTTTCTTTTTAATGAAAAAAGAGAATTAGTTTTTCATGGTAAGATAGATGATAATTGGCAAGACGAATCGAGAGTTAATTCGAATTATTTAAGAAATGCAATTAATGAATTGCTCTCCGGTAAAGAAATATCTATCCCGGAGACTTTCACTATAGGCTGCACAATAAAGTGGAAATAG
- a CDS encoding sigma-70 family RNA polymerase sigma factor codes for MRAIKTILSDEQLKERYAEFELEAVPHMDAVYNYALRITGNETDADDLVQETFLKAFRFFDKFEKGTNCKAWLFRILKNSFINEYRKEIKTPNKVDYEDVQNFYENIKSEEVETQHIEYDAFNTLMDDEITKAISQLPEDFRTVIILSDIEGFTYEEIADFVDVPVGTVRSRLHRARKMLYSTLYDYAEDRGYFKNKKSKK; via the coding sequence ATGCGTGCTATAAAAACCATATTATCTGATGAACAACTCAAGGAACGATATGCGGAATTTGAACTTGAGGCAGTTCCCCATATGGATGCCGTATATAATTATGCACTCAGAATCACCGGGAATGAAACTGATGCCGATGATCTGGTTCAGGAAACTTTTTTGAAAGCATTTCGGTTCTTTGATAAGTTCGAGAAAGGAACTAATTGCAAGGCATGGCTCTTTAGAATATTGAAGAACTCATTTATTAATGAGTATCGGAAAGAGATTAAAACTCCTAACAAAGTTGATTATGAGGATGTTCAGAACTTTTATGAGAATATTAAGTCCGAAGAGGTAGAAACCCAGCATATCGAGTATGATGCGTTCAATACTTTAATGGATGATGAGATTACTAAGGCAATTTCACAACTGCCAGAAGATTTTAGGACTGTAATCATCCTGAGTGATATTGAAGGTTTTACATATGAGGAAATTGCTGATTTTGTGGATGTTCCGGTAGGAACCGTGAGGTCGAGACTTCATAGAGCCAGAAAAATGCTCTATTCAACTTTGTATGATTATGCTGAAGACCGGGGCTATTTCAAAAATAAAAAAAGTAAGAAATAA
- the rpsU gene encoding 30S ribosomal protein S21 has translation MVGITVQENENIDKALKRFKKKYERSGILKEFKKRTFFVKPSIEKRMNTIKAKRRASREQAMRDRKG, from the coding sequence TTGGTAGGTATTACAGTTCAAGAAAATGAGAATATTGATAAAGCACTAAAGCGCTTCAAGAAAAAATATGAACGTTCTGGTATTCTCAAAGAATTTAAAAAAAGAACCTTTTTCGTTAAACCTTCTATTGAAAAAAGAATGAATACGATTAAGGCGAAAAGAAGAGCCTCACGCGAGCAGGCAATGCGTGATAGAAAAGGTTAA